CCGAGGAGCGCCAGGTAGATGCGGTTGGCGGGCCCGACCAGCACGCCGCTCGCCAACCAGCGTTCGGCGAGGACGAGGCCGACGCCGGCGAGCGCGACCGACGCCGCGCCGCGCAGCAGCACCGCGGTCGCCGACGGCGGGCCGGGGGAACCGCTCACGCGGCCCCCGCCCGCGCGGGGCCGGCGACGGCGGCGAGCGCCTCCCCGAGGCGGGCGTGACCGCCGCCGTCGAGCGCCTCGTGGCGCGGCCCGAGCAGCGTCGCGAAGCCCGCCCGGTTCGCCTCCGCGCGGCGGCGTTCGAGGTGCGCGACGCTGCGGATTTCGCCGGCGAGACCGATCTCGCCGACGACCGCCGCGTCGCTCGGGAGGGCGCGGTTCGTGACCGCCGACCAGACCGCCATCGCGACCGCGAGGTCCGCGCCGGGGTCGGTGAGGCGCAAGCCGCCCGCGACGTTCACGAACACGTCGAGCCCGTCGAGGGGCAGGTCGGCGCGGCGCTCGAGGACGGCGAGGACGACGTCGACGCGGCGGGCGTCGAGGCCCTGGACGACGCGTTTGGGGGTCGCGTAGGGGCTCTTGCTGGCGAGCGCCTGCACCTCGAGCAGCAGCGCGCGTTGCCCCTCGAGGGCGGCGACGACGACGGAGCCGGGGACGCCCTCGGGGCGTTCGGCGAGGAACGCCGCGGACGGGTTCGCGACCGCCCGCATGCCGTCCTCGCGCATGTCGAACACGCCGACCTCGCCGACCGGACCGAAGCGGTTCTTGTGGGCGCGCAGCACCCGGAAGCCGGCGGCGGACTCCAGCGCGAAGGTGGCGTCCACCATGTGTTCGACGACCTTCGGGCCGGCGATCGTGCCCTGCTTCGTGACGTGCCCGATGAACAGCACGGTGCTGCCCGCCGCCTTCGCGGCGGCGGCGACGACGGCGGTCCCGTCGCGCACCTGCGTGGGGCTGCCCGGCACCCCGTCGTCCCCGACGCGCAGCGTCTGGATGCTGTCGACGACGACCATGGCCGGCGCCTCCGCCGCGACGTGCGCGGCGATCGCGTGGGCGTCGGTCTCGCGCGTCACCCGGAGGGCGCCCGCCACCCCGACGCGGGCGGCGCGGAGCTTGACCTGCTCGAGCGACTCCTCGCCGGCGACGTACGTCACGCTGCGGCCGGCGTCGGCGGCGTGGCGGGCGAGCTGCAGCAGGAGCGTGGACTTGCCGACCCCCGGGTCGCCCGCCAGCAACAGCGCGGCGCCGCGCACCCAACCGCCGCCGAGGACCCGGTCGACCTCCGCGTCGCCGGACGGAATGCGGGCGTGCGCGAGGTCCTCGACCGCGTCGAGGCGGGTGACGCGGGCGGCGGGCGCGGCGCGGGACGCCCCGCCGGTCGGGGCGCCGGGCGGGCCGCCGCGCGCGGGGGCGACCTCGCGCATGGTGTCCCACGCGCCGCACGTCGGGCAGCGCCCCATCGGCGCGGGGGACTTCGCGCCGCAGGCGTCGCAGACGTACTCGCTCAACGCTTTCGCCATGCGGCCTCCGGAGGGTGCACGGCGGCAGTGTAGCGCGGCGGCCGGGGCGGCCGCCGCCCGCACGCCCCCTTCAGACGACGGGAACCGGGCGCGAGAAGCGCAGTTCGTCGTCCTCGACCGTGACGACGATCGGTTCGTCGCTCCCCCCGGCGAGCAGCTCGAGCGAGAGGGGGTCCTCGACGTGCTCGCGGAGGACCGCCCGCAGCGGGCGGGCGCTTTCGCCGGCCGGCATGCGTTCGACGAGCCACCCGGCGACCTCCGGCGCGAAACTGACCTCGACGTCGCGGGACTCGAGCTCCGCGCGGATCTCGTCGAGCATCCGCCCGGTGATGTGCAGGATGCCGGACCGGTCGAACGTCTTGAAGGCGATGACCTCGTCGAGGCGGTCGAGGAACTCCGGCGAGAAGATCGCGCCGAGCGGCGCCTCGACGTCGCGGACCCCTTCGTCCTGGAAGCCGACCGCCGGCCCGCGGTTGAAGCCGGTGTTGCTGGTCATGATCAGGATGACGCGCCGGAAGTCCACCATGCGGCCCTGCCCGTCGGTGAGGCGCCCGTCGTCGAGGACCTGCAGGAATGCGTTGTAGACGTCGGGGTGCGCCTTCTCGATCTCGTCGAGGAGCACGACGCTGAACGGTTGCCGGCGGACCGCTTCGGTGAGGCGTCCGCCCTGTTCGTGCCCGACGTACCCGGGGGGCGCCCCGATCAGTTTGCTGATGGCGTGGCCCTCCTGGTACTCGCTCATGTCGAGCCGCACCAGCGCCCGTTCGCTGCCGAAGAGGTGGACCGCCAACTGCTTGGCGAGGAAGGTCTTACCGACCCCCGACGGCCCGACGAACAGGAACGAGGCGGAGACCCGCGCCCGCCCGCCGAGCCCGACGCGGGCGCGGCGCAGGGCGGCGGCGAGCGCGTCGATCGCGTCGTCCTGCCCGACGACGCTGCGCCGCAGTCGGTCGTCGATGCCGGCGAGCTTGCTGCCGTCGTCGTCCCCCTCGTAGATGCCGCCCCACGCCTCGACGACCGCCTCGAGGTCCTCGCGCCCGACGATGGGGGTGCCGTCCTCCTCGGTGGGGACGGGGAAGCCGAGGCTGACGTTGAGGCGGGCGCGGGAGGCGGCCTCGTCGATCAGGTCGATCGCCTTGTCGGGGAAGTTGCGCCCCGGGAGGCTGCGTTCGCCGTAGCGGACCGACGCCTCGAGGATGGCGGGGGGCAGCACGACGCCGTGGTGGGCTTCGTACTTCTCGCGCAACCCGTGCAGGATCTCCAGCGACTCCTCGGGGGTGGGCTCGAGCACGATCACCGGTTGGAAGCGCCGCTCGAGGGCGGCGTCCTTCTCGATGTAGCGGTGGTACTCGCCGGTCGTCGTCGCGCCGATGACCTGCACCTCGCCGCGCGAGAGGGGCGGCTTGAGGATGTTCGCCGCGTCGAGGGTGCCCTCCGCGCCGCCGGCCCCGACGAGGGTGTGCAGCTCGTCGATGAAGGCGACGACCTTCGCGGTCTTGAGTTCCTCGATGATCGTGCGCAGGCGCTCCTCGAACTCGCCGCGGTACTTCGTGCCCGCCACGACGTTGCTGAGGTCGATCGACAACACCCGCATCGACTCCAGGTTGGGCGGCACGGACCCGTCGACGACCGCCTGCGCGAGGCCCTCGACGATCGCGGTCTTGCCGACCCCCGGTTCGCCGATGAGGACGGGGTTGTTCTTCGTGCGGCGCGAGAGGATCTGGATGACGCGACGGATCTCCTCGGTGCGCCCGATGACGGGGTCGAGGCGCGTCTCGCGGGCTTCGGCGGTCAGGTCGCGGGCGTACTCGTCGAGCGCCGGCGTGTCCGGTTCGCGTTCGCCCTGCTTCTTCGGGTCGGCGGCGGCGAGGACCCGCCAGCGGATCGTGTCGACGTCGCGCGTCAGGGTCTGCAGGATGCGGAAGGCGACCCCGTCGCCCTCGCGGACGATGCCGAGCAGGATGTGTTCGGTGGCGATGACGTTGCTGCCGAGGCTGCGCGCCTCGCTGCCGGCGAGCTCCATGACGCGGCGCGCGCGGGGCGTGATGGCGGCGGCCTCGTTGCGGGGCAGCCCGTCGCCGCGCCCGACCATCTCCTCGACCTGCGCGCGGATCCCTTCGAGCGTCGCACCGAACTCGCCGAGCACGGTGGCGGCGGTGCCCCCCTCGCGCAGCAAGCCGAGCAGGAGGTGCTCGGGACCGATCATCGCGTGGCCCATCTTGGCGCCCTCTTCGCGCGCGAAGGCGAACACGAGGCGGGCGCGGTCGTCGTAGCGGTTCATGCCTGGCCTCCAGAAACGCCGCACGCGGGCGGCGCGGGACGGGGCGCGGGGTGGGGCGGCGTCGCGAGGGACGTCGTCATGGTGCTATCCTACGCACTCGTGCGCCGCGCCCGATAGGGCCTCGCCTACCTTTTCGCGTGACGAGGTCGCGCCGACCCGCGAGGAGACCCCATGCTGTTCCAAGACATCCTGCTCACCCTCGACCGTTTCTGGTCGGACCAGGGCTGCGTGCTCGCGCCTCCGCACGACGGCGAGGTCGGGGCGGGCACGTTCTACCCGACGACGTTCCTGCGGGCGCTCGGCCCGACCCCGTGGCGGGTGGCGGGCATCGCCCCGTCCCGCCGCCCGACCGACGGGCGCTACGGCGACAACCCGTACCGCTTTCAGTACTTCGCGCAGTACCAGGTGGTCCTCAAGCCCAGCCCCGCCGACGTACAGCGGACCTACCTCGACAGCCTCGAGGCGCTGGGGATCCGCGCCGACGCGCACGACGTGCGCTTCGTGGAGGACAACTGGGAGTCGCCGACCCTCGGAGCGTGGGGGCTCGGGTGGGAGGTCTGGATGGACGGGATGGAGATCACGCAGTTCACGTACTTCCAGGCGGTCGGGGGGCAGGCGTGCGCGCCGGTGTCGGTGGAGTTGACGTACGGCCTGGAGCGCATCGCGATGTACCTGCAGGGCGTCGATCACGCCTTCGACATCGAGACGGCGCCCGGCGTGCGGCTCGGGGACCTGCGGCGCGACGCGGAGGTGCAGCACAGCCGCTACAACTTCGAGGCGAGCGACCCGGCGTTGCAGCGCGACCTGTTCGAGCGCTACGAGGCCGAAGCGCGGCGCCTGCTGGCCGACGACCTGGTGCATCCGGGGTACGACTTCGTGCTGAAGGCGTCGCACGCCTTCAACCTGCTCGATGCGCGGGGGGCGCTGTCGCAGACCGAACGCCAGGCGTACGTGCAGCGCATCCGCCGCCTCGCGGAGGCGACCGCGTCGGCGTACCTCGCCGAGCCCGACGGCGCGGGCGACGGGGAGGCCGCCTGATGGCGACGTTGCTGTTCGAGATCGGGACCGAGGAGCTGCCCTCCTGGTACGTGACGCAGGGTCGCGAAGCGCTCGCGGCGCTCGCCGCGGAGCGGCTCGAGGCCGCCCGCCTGCCCTTCGGGGGGGTGGAGGCGTACGCGACGCCGCGCCGCTTGGCGATCCTCGTGCGCGACCTGGCGGACGCCAGCGAGCGGCGCGTGGAGCGCCGGCGGGGGCCGGCGGCGTCGGTGGCGTTCGGGGAGGACGGCGCCCCGAGCGCCGCGGCGGTCGGCTTCGCGCGGGGCCAGGGGGTGGCGCCCGAGGCGTTGGTGGTGGAGGAGACCGACAAGGGGGCGTACGTGTTCGCGGAGGTCGCGACCGGGGGCGTGCCGGCGGCCGAGCTGCTGCCGGAGCTGTTGGCGGGCCTGGTGCGCGACCTGCCGGCGCCGCGCAAGATGCGGTGGGGGGAGGTCGAGACGCCGTTCGTGCGGCCGGTGGCGTGGTTGACGGCCCGCCTCGACGACGCGGTGGTGCCCGTGGAGGTCGCGGGTCGGCGCGCGGAGGGGGGGACGTACGGGCACCGCGTGCACGCGCCCGGGGCGGTGGCGCTCGACGCGCCCGAGGGGTACGTCGCGGCCCTGCGCGACGCGTGGGTGATGGTCGATCCCGACGCGCGGCGGACCGCGACGCGCGAGGCGGTGGCGGCGGCGGCGGAGGCCGAGGGCCTCACGCCGGCGTGGACCGACGCGCTGCTGGACGAGGTGGTGGACCTGGTCGAGTGGCCGGTCGCGATCCTCGGGCGGTTCGACGCGCGGTACCTGGCGTTGCCCGACGTGGTGTTGTCGACGGTGATGATCCACCACCAGCGGTTCGTGCCGCTGGCGCGGCCGGACGGCGCGCTGGCGGACGCGTTCGTCGGGGTGTCCAACACCGACCCCCGCGACCCGGCGGTGGTGCGGCGCGGCTACGAGGCGGTCCTCGACGGTCGGCTGTACGACGCGCGCTTCTTCTGGGACGCCGACCGCGGCAGCACCCTCGCGCACCACGCCTGGGGCCTGTCGGGGATCGCCTTCCAGCGGGACCTGGGGACGATCGCGGACAAGGTCGCTCGGGTCGGGGTGGGGGTCGAGCGTCTCGCCGACCGCCTCGGCGTGCCGGACGACGTGCGCCGGACGGTGGAGGCGGCGCGGCCGCTGTTGCGGGCGGACGCCGCGACGGAGATGGTTGGCGAACTGCCGGAGTTGGCGGGCGAGATGGGGCGCGCGTACGCCCTCGAGGAGGGGCTGCCCGAGCCGGTCGCGCAGGCGTTGCTGGACGGCGTTCGGCCCACGACGGCGGGGGGGACGCTGCCCGAGGGGGAGGCGGGGGCGCTGTTGGCGGCGGCCGACCGGGCCGACACGCTGTTGGGGTTCTTCGCGCTCGGGAAGCGCCCGAGCGGGTCCGCGGACCCGTTCGCGTTGCGGCGGGCGGCGGGTGCGTTGGCGCGCATCGCCGCCCACCGGGCGTGGGACGTGCCGCTGCGCGACCTGGTCGCGGCGGTGGCGGGCGCCTACGACGGGGGGCCCGTGGAGGTCGACGACGGGGTCGTGGACGCCGTCACGGCGTTCACGTGGGAGCGCGTGGCGCAGCTGTTGGCGGCGGAGGGGGTCGACGTGCTCGCGGTGCGGGCCGCGACGGCGGACGGCCCGTCGGTGATCGAGGCGGCCCGCCGCGCGCACCTGCTGGTGGCGCTGGAGGGCAGCGCGACGTTCGCGGCGCTGCGCGCGACGTACAAGCGGGCCGCGAACCTGGCCGACGGCGCGCCGGAGGGCGTCGCGGTCGACCCCGAGCGGTTCGAGACGCCCGAGGCCGAGGCCCTCCACGCCGCCTTGGGCCCGGCCCGCGACGCCGTCGCGGCGCTCCGGGCGGAGGTCGGCGAGCAGCTGCCGCCCTGGTCGTTGGGGGCGGGGCCCACCCAGCCGCCCGCGCCGGGCGCGGGGGCGG
Above is a window of Trueperaceae bacterium DNA encoding:
- the glyS gene encoding glycine--tRNA ligase subunit beta; amino-acid sequence: MATLLFEIGTEELPSWYVTQGREALAALAAERLEAARLPFGGVEAYATPRRLAILVRDLADASERRVERRRGPAASVAFGEDGAPSAAAVGFARGQGVAPEALVVEETDKGAYVFAEVATGGVPAAELLPELLAGLVRDLPAPRKMRWGEVETPFVRPVAWLTARLDDAVVPVEVAGRRAEGGTYGHRVHAPGAVALDAPEGYVAALRDAWVMVDPDARRTATREAVAAAAEAEGLTPAWTDALLDEVVDLVEWPVAILGRFDARYLALPDVVLSTVMIHHQRFVPLARPDGALADAFVGVSNTDPRDPAVVRRGYEAVLDGRLYDARFFWDADRGSTLAHHAWGLSGIAFQRDLGTIADKVARVGVGVERLADRLGVPDDVRRTVEAARPLLRADAATEMVGELPELAGEMGRAYALEEGLPEPVAQALLDGVRPTTAGGTLPEGEAGALLAAADRADTLLGFFALGKRPSGSADPFALRRAAGALARIAAHRAWDVPLRDLVAAVAGAYDGGPVEVDDGVVDAVTAFTWERVAQLLAAEGVDVLAVRAATADGPSVIEAARRAHLLVALEGSATFAALRATYKRAANLADGAPEGVAVDPERFETPEAEALHAALGPARDAVAALRAEVGEQLPPWSLGAGPTQPPAPGAGA
- a CDS encoding ATP-dependent Clp protease ATP-binding subunit; translation: MNRYDDRARLVFAFAREEGAKMGHAMIGPEHLLLGLLREGGTAATVLGEFGATLEGIRAQVEEMVGRGDGLPRNEAAAITPRARRVMELAGSEARSLGSNVIATEHILLGIVREGDGVAFRILQTLTRDVDTIRWRVLAAADPKKQGEREPDTPALDEYARDLTAEARETRLDPVIGRTEEIRRVIQILSRRTKNNPVLIGEPGVGKTAIVEGLAQAVVDGSVPPNLESMRVLSIDLSNVVAGTKYRGEFEERLRTIIEELKTAKVVAFIDELHTLVGAGGAEGTLDAANILKPPLSRGEVQVIGATTTGEYHRYIEKDAALERRFQPVIVLEPTPEESLEILHGLREKYEAHHGVVLPPAILEASVRYGERSLPGRNFPDKAIDLIDEAASRARLNVSLGFPVPTEEDGTPIVGREDLEAVVEAWGGIYEGDDDGSKLAGIDDRLRRSVVGQDDAIDALAAALRRARVGLGGRARVSASFLFVGPSGVGKTFLAKQLAVHLFGSERALVRLDMSEYQEGHAISKLIGAPPGYVGHEQGGRLTEAVRRQPFSVVLLDEIEKAHPDVYNAFLQVLDDGRLTDGQGRMVDFRRVILIMTSNTGFNRGPAVGFQDEGVRDVEAPLGAIFSPEFLDRLDEVIAFKTFDRSGILHITGRMLDEIRAELESRDVEVSFAPEVAGWLVERMPAGESARPLRAVLREHVEDPLSLELLAGGSDEPIVVTVEDDELRFSRPVPVV
- the radA gene encoding DNA repair protein RadA, whose translation is MAKALSEYVCDACGAKSPAPMGRCPTCGAWDTMREVAPARGGPPGAPTGGASRAAPAARVTRLDAVEDLAHARIPSGDAEVDRVLGGGWVRGAALLLAGDPGVGKSTLLLQLARHAADAGRSVTYVAGEESLEQVKLRAARVGVAGALRVTRETDAHAIAAHVAAEAPAMVVVDSIQTLRVGDDGVPGSPTQVRDGTAVVAAAAKAAGSTVLFIGHVTKQGTIAGPKVVEHMVDATFALESAAGFRVLRAHKNRFGPVGEVGVFDMREDGMRAVANPSAAFLAERPEGVPGSVVVAALEGQRALLLEVQALASKSPYATPKRVVQGLDARRVDVVLAVLERRADLPLDGLDVFVNVAGGLRLTDPGADLAVAMAVWSAVTNRALPSDAAVVGEIGLAGEIRSVAHLERRRAEANRAGFATLLGPRHEALDGGGHARLGEALAAVAGPARAGAA
- a CDS encoding glycine--tRNA ligase subunit alpha, translating into MLFQDILLTLDRFWSDQGCVLAPPHDGEVGAGTFYPTTFLRALGPTPWRVAGIAPSRRPTDGRYGDNPYRFQYFAQYQVVLKPSPADVQRTYLDSLEALGIRADAHDVRFVEDNWESPTLGAWGLGWEVWMDGMEITQFTYFQAVGGQACAPVSVELTYGLERIAMYLQGVDHAFDIETAPGVRLGDLRRDAEVQHSRYNFEASDPALQRDLFERYEAEARRLLADDLVHPGYDFVLKASHAFNLLDARGALSQTERQAYVQRIRRLAEATASAYLAEPDGAGDGEAA